The following proteins come from a genomic window of Phnomibacter ginsenosidimutans:
- a CDS encoding tetratricopeptide repeat protein, whose protein sequence is MDKALSSSKQKKYDKAIETYTKVINRNNKLQLAYYNRGFDYLATKQYDKALWDFNKVMALQSHGDFIITYNQNSPFADEEARAQIPYNDALYQRAQVKYFMDSLKSSFIDFQTLVDNNYEEKSNCLLWQGTIYVRSGKTEKACTYFDNAKQVALTDDDRNEATEMIKTYCGQTNNNR, encoded by the coding sequence TTGGACAAGGCACTCAGTTCTAGCAAACAGAAAAAATATGACAAAGCAATTGAAACTTACACGAAGGTTATAAACCGAAACAACAAATTACAGCTAGCATATTATAATAGAGGGTTTGATTATTTAGCAACAAAGCAATATGACAAGGCTCTTTGGGACTTCAACAAAGTGATGGCTCTACAATCTCACGGTGACTTTATTATAACTTACAATCAAAACTCTCCATTTGCTGACGAAGAGGCAAGGGCACAAATTCCTTACAATGACGCTTTATATCAAAGAGCCCAAGTAAAATATTTTATGGACAGTCTTAAAAGCTCATTCATAGACTTTCAAACTTTGGTTGACAATAACTATGAAGAAAAAAGCAATTGCCTTCTTTGGCAAGGGACAATTTATGTAAGAAGCGGAAAGACAGAGAAGGCTTGTACATACTTTGACAATGCTAAACAAGTTGCATTGACCGATGATGACAGAAATGAAGCAACTGAAATGATAAAAACCTATTGTGGCCAGACGAACAACAACCGCTAA
- a CDS encoding RNA polymerase sigma factor, whose amino-acid sequence MAESPHQFSDQTLLQLFKDSGNNQYAGILLQRYTLLLFGVCMKYLKDEEEAKDAVQQVFIKALGEMGKYDITYFKSWIYTVARNHCLMALRKTHRIVPEDSVGEIADHDQYEAKQQSQQKEQLLVWIEEGLQQLQEPQKLCVTLFYLQKQSYQQIADQTGHSLMQVKSAIQNGKRNIKIWVEKQRQHHAS is encoded by the coding sequence GTGGCCGAATCTCCGCATCAGTTTTCTGACCAAACCTTGCTGCAACTGTTTAAAGACAGTGGCAACAACCAGTATGCCGGCATCTTACTGCAGCGCTACACCCTGCTGCTGTTTGGTGTGTGCATGAAGTACCTGAAAGATGAAGAAGAAGCCAAAGATGCCGTACAGCAGGTGTTCATAAAAGCACTGGGCGAAATGGGGAAATACGACATTACCTATTTTAAAAGCTGGATATATACCGTGGCCCGCAACCACTGCCTGATGGCGCTGCGCAAAACCCACCGCATTGTACCCGAAGACAGTGTGGGCGAAATAGCCGACCACGACCAGTACGAAGCCAAACAACAAAGCCAGCAAAAAGAACAACTGCTGGTATGGATAGAAGAAGGCCTGCAGCAATTGCAGGAGCCGCAGAAGCTTTGTGTAACTTTGTTTTACCTGCAAAAGCAAAGCTATCAGCAGATAGCCGACCAAACTGGGCACAGCCTGATGCAGGTCAAAAGTGCCATTCAAAACGGCAAACGCAACATTAAAATTTGGGTGGAAAAACAACGTCAACATCATGCATCCTGA
- a CDS encoding C40 family peptidase, protein MMCINIVSVAPMRAQAAHRSEMVSQLLFGEQCEILNSEGDFYQVRSRYDGYEGWVQATQLVPMEAGLFDESMVCTAALDAHVWVNDRPLRLSPGSECYFAASGRGKVNRETLALPGYSIRYQHPLPLMPLEPATPNSEAIITCAMQYLGTPYLWGGKSIWGIDCSGFVQMVFKQNGMFVPRDAWQQAEGGDAIGFLQEAKPGDLAFFDNAEGRITHVGILLNDHQILHASGVVRIDPIDNEGIIHAESGRRTHHLRLLKRYF, encoded by the coding sequence ATGATGTGCATCAATATTGTGTCGGTGGCGCCCATGCGGGCACAGGCAGCACACCGCTCCGAAATGGTGAGCCAGTTGCTGTTTGGTGAGCAATGCGAGATATTGAACAGTGAAGGCGATTTTTACCAGGTACGCAGCCGCTACGATGGTTACGAAGGCTGGGTGCAGGCTACGCAACTGGTACCTATGGAAGCCGGCCTGTTCGATGAAAGCATGGTATGCACGGCAGCACTCGATGCTCATGTGTGGGTAAACGACCGGCCGTTACGTTTATCACCCGGCAGTGAATGTTATTTTGCTGCCAGTGGCAGGGGCAAGGTAAACAGAGAAACGTTGGCATTGCCCGGATACAGTATCCGTTATCAGCACCCGCTACCGCTGATGCCGCTGGAACCGGCCACGCCCAACAGCGAAGCCATCATTACCTGCGCCATGCAATACCTGGGTACGCCGTACCTGTGGGGTGGCAAAAGCATTTGGGGAATTGATTGCAGTGGTTTTGTGCAAATGGTATTCAAGCAAAACGGCATGTTTGTGCCCCGCGATGCCTGGCAGCAGGCCGAAGGCGGCGATGCCATTGGTTTTTTACAAGAAGCCAAACCCGGCGACCTCGCCTTTTTCGACAATGCGGAAGGTCGCATTACGCATGTGGGCATCCTGCTCAACGACCATCAAATACTCCACGCATCGGGTGTGGTGCGTATCGATCCCATCGACAATGAAGGCATCATCCATGCCGAAAGCGGCCGCCGAACACATCACCTGCGGTTGCTGAAAAGGTATTTCTAA
- a CDS encoding inorganic diphosphatase, with product MTSNINVHHPWHGVPYGDGAPRTVNAIIEIPQGSRAKYEIEKETGLLKLDRVIYSSFYYPTNYGFIPQTYGDDKDPLDILVLSSISVQPLCIIEAKVIGVMQMIDGGDADDKIIAVASNDMSVNHINNIEELGPHFFKELRQFFEDYKKLENKSVQVEDFGDKATALQIINASIEAYKVKFGT from the coding sequence ATGACTTCCAACATCAACGTACATCACCCCTGGCACGGCGTTCCTTATGGCGATGGTGCCCCACGTACCGTCAACGCTATCATTGAAATTCCGCAAGGCAGCAGGGCCAAGTATGAAATCGAAAAAGAAACGGGTCTGTTGAAACTCGACCGGGTAATCTACTCCAGTTTCTACTACCCCACCAACTACGGCTTTATTCCGCAAACCTATGGCGACGATAAAGACCCGCTGGATATTTTGGTACTCAGCAGCATTAGTGTGCAGCCGTTGTGCATCATCGAAGCCAAAGTAATTGGTGTAATGCAAATGATTGATGGTGGCGATGCCGATGATAAAATCATTGCCGTTGCTTCCAACGATATGAGTGTAAACCACATCAACAACATTGAAGAACTCGGTCCGCATTTCTTTAAAGAACTGCGGCAGTTTTTTGAAGACTACAAGAAACTCGAAAACAAGAGTGTGCAGGTAGAAGACTTTGGCGACAAAGCCACAGCCCTGCAAATCATCAATGCCAGCATTGAAGCGTACAAAGTGAAATTCGGCACCTAA
- the crcB gene encoding fluoride efflux transporter CrcB: MGISIYHIVLVALGGMLGSVLRFVAGTFIMQKAGSAFPWGTFAVNIIGSLFIGWVAGQAAKHPGFQAWQLLLATGFCGGFTTFSALSNESLQMIRQQQYGLLTVYIGASLILGIGAAAFGFTLSK; this comes from the coding sequence ATGGGCATCAGCATTTACCATATTGTGTTAGTGGCATTGGGCGGCATGCTGGGCAGTGTGCTGCGGTTTGTGGCCGGCACGTTCATTATGCAAAAAGCAGGAAGTGCCTTTCCATGGGGCACATTTGCCGTCAATATTATTGGTTCATTGTTCATTGGTTGGGTGGCTGGCCAGGCGGCCAAACATCCCGGCTTTCAGGCTTGGCAACTGCTGCTGGCAACGGGTTTTTGTGGTGGTTTCACCACGTTTTCGGCACTCAGCAATGAGAGCCTGCAAATGATACGGCAGCAACAATATGGTTTGCTGACCGTTTATATTGGCGCTTCCCTAATTTTAGGCATCGGCGCAGCCGCATTCGGTTTCACTTTATCAAAATAA
- a CDS encoding KUP/HAK/KT family potassium transporter, whose product MGSHINKVSAAGLLVALGIIYGDIGTSPLYVLNAIINGKEISELLIVGGLSCVIWTLTLQTTVKYVLLTLQADNRGEGGIFSLYTLVRRRRRWLVLPAMIGGAALLADGMITPPISITSAVEGLRQLPAFASLQNDHQTIIYIVLAIITVIFFVQQFGTASIGKMFGPVMTIWFIMLGGLGLMHIADDLTVFKALNPYYAIKLLVVYPKGFWILGAVFLCTTGAEALYSDLGHCGKNNIRVSWVMVKTALIINYLGQGAWLLSHYNGRVFPTELSNPFYAIMPQGFLVFGIIIATAAAIIASQALISGSFTLISEAIRLNLWPKHKIDYPTEQRGQLFITATNFLLFIGCVSMVLIFKKSTNMEAAYGLAITICMMATTILFANYLVLKRVKQPLIYLFLVTYFAIEGSFLFANLDKFPHGGYVTLIVGGGLFLVMYVWYRARKIKNRYVEFVRLENYIPQIQELSNDKSVPKYATHLIYLTSANNPKEIEHKIIYSILNRKPKRADIYWFVHVDTLDDPYTCEYQVDHIIPNDIIRVEFRLGFRMEPRINMLFRKVIEDLVENKEVNITSRYESLERNNVVGDFQFIVMEKYLSADNQLPFLESLVMKTYFAIKDISLSEEKGFGLDTSYVQIEKFPLIVSPAPNLNLKRINTED is encoded by the coding sequence GTGGGTAGTCACATTAATAAGGTATCCGCCGCCGGCCTGCTGGTAGCACTGGGTATCATCTACGGCGACATCGGCACTTCTCCGCTGTACGTTTTAAACGCAATCATTAACGGGAAAGAAATCAGCGAACTACTCATTGTGGGTGGTCTAAGTTGCGTTATCTGGACCCTGACATTACAAACAACAGTGAAATATGTGCTGCTTACCCTACAGGCCGACAACCGTGGGGAAGGTGGTATTTTTTCTTTGTACACTTTAGTACGCCGCCGCCGCCGCTGGCTGGTATTACCTGCCATGATTGGTGGTGCAGCCCTGCTAGCCGATGGTATGATTACACCGCCCATTTCTATTACTTCTGCGGTTGAAGGTCTGCGTCAGTTGCCGGCGTTTGCCAGTTTGCAAAATGATCATCAAACCATCATTTACATCGTGTTGGCCATTATCACGGTCATCTTTTTTGTACAGCAATTTGGTACGGCTTCCATTGGCAAAATGTTTGGTCCGGTAATGACCATTTGGTTCATCATGCTGGGAGGACTTGGCCTCATGCACATTGCCGACGACCTTACTGTGTTCAAAGCATTGAACCCTTATTACGCCATTAAGTTGTTGGTGGTGTATCCCAAAGGATTTTGGATTCTGGGTGCTGTGTTTTTGTGTACTACTGGTGCCGAAGCATTGTACAGCGACCTTGGCCACTGTGGTAAAAACAACATCCGCGTATCGTGGGTGATGGTGAAAACCGCCCTTATCATCAACTACCTTGGGCAGGGCGCATGGTTGCTGTCGCATTACAACGGTCGCGTATTTCCCACAGAACTCAGTAACCCCTTTTACGCCATTATGCCACAGGGTTTTCTGGTGTTCGGCATCATCATTGCTACAGCTGCGGCCATCATAGCCAGCCAGGCTTTAATATCGGGTTCATTTACTCTTATCAGCGAAGCTATCCGGCTTAACCTTTGGCCCAAGCACAAAATTGATTACCCCACCGAGCAACGTGGACAATTGTTTATTACAGCAACCAATTTTCTGTTGTTTATAGGTTGCGTTTCCATGGTATTGATTTTTAAGAAGAGCACCAACATGGAAGCTGCATATGGTTTGGCCATTACCATTTGTATGATGGCCACCACCATTTTGTTTGCCAACTATTTGGTGTTGAAGCGGGTAAAGCAACCATTGATATATCTCTTTTTGGTTACCTATTTCGCCATTGAAGGATCATTCTTATTTGCCAACCTCGATAAGTTTCCACATGGTGGTTATGTAACACTCATTGTTGGTGGCGGACTTTTCCTCGTGATGTACGTATGGTACAGGGCCCGCAAAATCAAAAACCGCTATGTAGAATTTGTGCGGTTGGAAAACTACATTCCGCAAATACAAGAGTTGAGCAATGATAAGAGTGTGCCCAAGTATGCCACGCATCTTATTTACCTCACCAGTGCCAATAACCCCAAAGAAATTGAGCACAAAATCATTTACTCCATTCTCAACCGCAAGCCCAAGCGGGCCGATATTTACTGGTTTGTACACGTAGATACACTGGATGATCCGTACACCTGCGAGTACCAGGTGGATCATATCATTCCGAATGATATTATCCGGGTAGAATTCCGGTTGGGTTTCCGTATGGAACCTCGCATCAACATGCTTTTCCGTAAGGTGATAGAAGACCTGGTAGAAAACAAAGAAGTAAACATTACGAGCCGCTACGAAAGTTTGGAACGCAACAATGTGGTGGGCGACTTCCAGTTTATCGTAATGGAAAAATACCTGAGTGCCGATAACCAATTACCATTCTTGGAAAGTCTGGTCATGAAAACCTATTTCGCCATCAAAGACATAAGCCTGAGTGAAGAAAAAGGTTTTGGCCTCGATACCAGCTATGTACAAATTGAAAAGTTTCCGCTCATTGTATCGCCGGCACCCAATCTCAATTTGAAACGCATCAACACCGAAGATTAA
- a CDS encoding rhodanese-like domain-containing protein, which translates to MQQLSPTELWQWVQEQRPFTLLDVREEDERQLDHIGGEWIPMDEVLKRHTELPTDQPLVLYCRKGVRSAIVIQRLQEKYGMHNLYNLAGGITQIRQLGLPL; encoded by the coding sequence ATGCAGCAACTATCTCCAACGGAGCTGTGGCAATGGGTGCAGGAGCAACGGCCTTTTACCTTGCTGGATGTACGTGAAGAAGACGAACGCCAGCTCGACCATATTGGCGGCGAATGGATACCCATGGATGAAGTGCTGAAGCGGCATACAGAATTGCCGACAGATCAGCCATTGGTATTGTATTGCCGCAAAGGTGTTCGGAGTGCCATTGTTATTCAACGCTTACAAGAAAAGTACGGCATGCACAACCTGTACAATCTTGCTGGAGGCATTACACAAATAAGGCAGTTGGGTTTGCCCTTGTAA